In Nilaparvata lugens isolate BPH chromosome 5, ASM1435652v1, whole genome shotgun sequence, the following proteins share a genomic window:
- the LOC120351627 gene encoding uncharacterized protein K02A2.6-like — protein sequence MDKFLKPDKFDGDPNSPTALQEWNFWLKTFENFIASFDEEDIDDESKLRLLTNFLSHSVYQTIADKNSYTSAIDALKSAYVKPINEIFARHKLATRKQSSDETIDQYNQALQQLSKNCGFADVDSETHRKTYIRDSFIRGLSSHQIRLRLLEFDKLTLDEAIEKARALESARNQSASYSSEITLNATSNNSSENSCKETNLSAVKTGSSSFQKCYFCGRQRHKTRQQCPALNDSCEKCQKIGHWKNVCKSTKTSSSSALIAASTVLENATVQAQVNNIPTSALIDTGSSETFISHCFAKKCGLEMYPTTGAVSMASTSLRKNISFYCVAHLEFSGQHYPKTKFSVLPDLCANVIVGHDLLNQHSELRVSFGGTKPPLTINYLAPAKIEPPPLFEFLTKDIKPIITKSRKHSLEDTSFMEKEIEKLLADGIIEESRSPWRAQAFVVKNENHKKRMVIDYSQTINRYTHLDAYPLPSLEDIVSKVSKNSVFTTIDLKSAYHQVPLREKDRPFTAFEACGRLYQFRRLAFGLTDGVPTLSSLICF from the exons atggacaaatttttgaaaccagACAAGTTTGATGGTGATCCGAATTCTCCAACAGCTCTACAAGAATGGAACTTCTGGCTAAAGACTTTTGAGAATTTCATCGCATCTTTTGACGAAGAAGACATCGATGATGAAAGTAAGTTGCGGTTGCTTACCAACTTTCTATCTCATTCTGTTTATCAAACAATTGCCGACAAAAATTCATATACTTCGGCTATTGACGCACTAAAATCTGCATATGTAaaaccaataaatgaaatattcgctagacataaattggcaactagaaaACAGTCTTCAGATGAGACAATTGACCAATATAACCAAGCTTTACAACAACTGAGTAAGAATTGTGGGTTTGCAGATGTTGATTCTGAAACTCATAGGAAAACATACATTCGTGATTCATTTATCCGGGGCCTCAGCTCTCATCAGATAAGACTGAGACTTTTGGAGTTTGACAAGCTAACTCttgatgaagctattgaaaaagcACGTGCCTTGGAATCTGCCagaaatcaatcagcttcttactcttctgaaataactcttaatgccacttcaaataattcttcagaaaattcatgtaaagaaacaaatttgtcagctgtaaaaactggaagctcaagttttcaaaaatgttatttttgtggtCGTCAGCGACATAAAACACGTCAGCAGTGCCCTGCACTAAATGACTCATGCGAAAAATGCCAGAAAATAGGTCATTGGAAAAATGTCTGCAAATCTActaaaacttcttcatcttcggcgCTTATTGCAGCCTCTACTGTTCTTGAAAATGCTACAGTACAAGCTCAGGTAAACAACATTCCTACTTCTGCTTTGATAGATACAGGAAGCTCTGAGACATTTATTTCACACTGTTTTGCTAAAAAATGTGGACTTGAAATGTACCCTACAACTGGTGCAGTGTCCATGGCTTCAACATCACTAAGAAAGAACATTTCCTTTTATTGTGTAgctcatttagaattttcaggtcaacattaccccaaaacaaa attcagtgtaTTGCCTGATTTGTGTGCTAATGTTATTGTAGGACATGACTTACTTAATCAACACTCTGAACTTAGAGTTTCATTTGGAGGAACTAAACCCCCATTGACTATCAATTATCTGGCTCCAGCAAAGATAGAACCTCCACcactttttgagtttttaactaAAGACATTAAACCTATAATTACTAAATCCCGAAAGCATTCTCTTGAAGACACTAGTTTCATggagaaagaaattgagaaactgctagctgatggaattattgaagaaagcaGGTCTCcctggagagctcaagcatttgtaGTGAAGAACGAAAATCACAAAAAGCGAATGGTAATAGACTATTCTCAAACTATTAACCGATACACACATCTTGACGCATATCCCCTCCCTAGTCTTGAAGATATTGTTTCTAAGGTCTCAAAAAACTCTGTATTCACCACTATTGACTTGAAAAGCGCTTACCACCAGGTACCCCTACGAGAAAAAGATCGACCTTTCACTGCATTTGAGGCATGTGGCCGTTTGTATCAATTTCGAAGGCTTGCTTTTGGTCTGACAGATGGTGTACCCACTTTGTCGTCATTGATATGTTTTTAA